In Salvelinus alpinus chromosome 22, SLU_Salpinus.1, whole genome shotgun sequence, one genomic interval encodes:
- the LOC139549212 gene encoding CLK4-associating serine/arginine rich protein-like isoform X2: MWQEARKHERKLRGMMVDYKRRGERRREYYEKIKKDPAQFLQVHGRAYKIHLDSAVALAAESPINMMPWQGDANNMIDRFDVRAHLDFILTYTPPLLNTATPEQESEERKCNYERFRGLVQNDFASISEEQCLYQIQMDELYGGLQRPNEDEKKKLAKEKATIGYTYEDSTVTKPGEEEEKGEEDDSDNSESEEDEGIPDIDVEVDVDELNTEQELDLNKMATPYGMAEGDFVRMLRKDKDELEAIKHAKALEAEKAMYSGRRSRRQRREFREKRLKGRQISPPSYARRDSPTYDPYKRPQSESSSESRSRSRSPGPEKITFITSFGGSDEEAAAATQAPPPVHTPANSLHHPAGHSRGSRRRSSSSPSSSSTHSSTHRSSSHSSSHSRRDRRRGGGRDRRHSRSRSRRRSDSRSRGRGANGGGRGGSRRRYDRTQSRSNDRDGDRERDRDVGRRFAARRHTRSRSNSRQGDRARRGGGGQTSGGHQRGVGSSSPSPSQSPQPSCTPSPSHRGGLPSATALCDKLRKPDTPGGKETGAAKPRMTPQEKLKIRMQKALNRQSKADKKAAQAKVTQQENKRAEREGELRAMARKIRMKERERREKERDEWERQYGRQSHSPSPSKYSESGRDHSSSRRRSRSRSRSPYYRY; the protein is encoded by the exons ATGTGGCAGGAGGCCCGCAAACATGAGCGCAAGCTGCGCGGCATGATGGTGGACTACAAACGCCGCGGCGAGCGCCGGCGAGAGTACTACGAGAAGATC AAAAAGGACCCGGCTCAGTTCCTTCAGGTTCACGGCCGGGCCTATAAGATCCATCTGGACTCGGCCGTGGCGCTCGCCGCAGAAAGCCCCATCAACAT GATGCCCTGGCAGGGAGACGCCAACAACATGATTGACAGGTTTGACGTGagggcacacctggacttcatacTCACCTACACCCCTCCGCTCCTCAACACAGC caCCCCAGAACAGGAGTCGGAGGAGAGGAAGTGCAACTACGAGCGTTTCAGAGGCCTAGTGCAGAACGACTTTGCCAGCA TCTCTGAGGAGCAGTGTTTGTACCAGATCCAAATGGACGAGCTCTATGGTGGCCTGCAGAGGCCAAATGAGGACGAGAAGAAAAA GCTTGCCAAGGAGAAGGCCACCATTGGCTACACGTACGAGGACAGTACTGTTACGAAGCCtggggaggaagaagagaaaggggaggaggatGACTCTGACAACAGCGAATCAGAGGAGGACGAGGGTATTCCAGACATTG acgtAGAGGTGGACGTTGACGAGCTCAACACGGAGCAGGAGTTGGATCTGAACAAGATGGCCACTCCATATGGAATGGCAGAGGGAGATTTTGTCAG GATGCTGAGGAAAGACAAGGATGAGCTGGAGGCCATTAAACATGCCAAGGCTCTGGAGGCAGAGAAGGCCATGTACTCG ggCCGTCGCTCTCGCAGACAGAGGAGGGAGTTTAGAGAGAAGAGACTGAAGGGCAGACAGATCAGCCCACCCAG CTATGCCAGGAGAGACAGCCCAACCTACGATCCCTACAAACG gCCCCAGTCGGAGTCCAGTTCGGAGTCGCGGTCCCGCTCCCGTTCCCCGGGCCCAGAGAAGATCACCTTCATCACCAGCTTCGGAGGCAGTGACGAGGAGGCTGCCGCTGCAACTCAAGCTCCACCCCCTGTCCACACCCCCGCCAACTCGCTGCACCACCCCGCAGGTCATAGCAGGGGCTCCCG ACGCCGCTCTTCCTCCAgcccttcctcctcttccacccACTCTTCCACTCATCGCTCCTCCTCTCATTCCTCCTCTCACTCACGCCGCGACAGACGccgtggaggagggagggacagacgaCATTCCCGCTCCCGGTCGAGGCGGCGCTCCGACTCGCGGTCCCGGGGTAGAGGAGCCaacggaggaggaagaggggggtcaCGGAGGAGATACGACCGGACACAGTCCCGCTCCAATGACCGAGATGGAGACCGGGAGCGAGACAGGGACGTGGGACGTCGCTTCGcagcacgcagacacacacg GTCCCGCTCTAACTCTCGGCAGGGGGACCGTGCCAGGCGGGGGGGTGGGGGGCAGACTTCAGGAGGCCATCAGAGGGGGGTTGGCAGCAGCAGTCCTAGCCCCTCCCAATCCCCCCAGCCCAGCTGCACCCCTTCCCCCTCACACAGAGGAGGCCTGCCCTCTGCCACTGCACTCTGTGACAAGCTGAGAAA gcCTGATACTCCGGGTGGTAAAGAGACGGGAGCTGCCAAA CCCAGGATGACCCCGCAGGAGAAGCTGAAGATACGCATGCAGAAGGCCCTCAACAGGCAGT CCAAGGCGGATAAGAAAGCAGCCCAGGCGAAAGTCACTCAGCAGGAAAATAAACGAGCG GAGCGCGAGGGAGAGCTCAGAGCCATGGCACGCAAGATCCGCATGAA ggagCGTGAGcgtcgggagaaagagagggacgagTGGGAGAGACAGTACGGACGACAAAGCCACTCGCCCTCCCCATCTAAATATAGTGAGTCTG gtCGTGACCACAGCTCATCCAGAAG GAGGTCCCGTTCCCGGTCGAGGAGTCCATATTACCGCTACTAA
- the LOC139549212 gene encoding CLK4-associating serine/arginine rich protein-like isoform X1: MWQEARKHERKLRGMMVDYKRRGERRREYYEKIKKDPAQFLQVHGRAYKIHLDSAVALAAESPINMMPWQGDANNMIDRFDVRAHLDFILTYTPPLLNTATPEQESEERKCNYERFRGLVQNDFASISEEQCLYQIQMDELYGGLQRPNEDEKKKLAKEKATIGYTYEDSTVTKPGEEEEKGEEDDSDNSESEEDEGIPDIDVEVDVDELNTEQELDLNKMATPYGMAEGDFVRMLRKDKDELEAIKHAKALEAEKAMYSGRRSRRQRREFREKRLKGRQISPPSYARRDSPTYDPYKRPQSESSSESRSRSRSPGPEKITFITSFGGSDEEAAAATQAPPPVHTPANSLHHPAGHSRGSRRRRSSSSPSSSSTHSSTHRSSSHSSSHSRRDRRRGGGRDRRHSRSRSRRRSDSRSRGRGANGGGRGGSRRRYDRTQSRSNDRDGDRERDRDVGRRFAARRHTRSRSNSRQGDRARRGGGGQTSGGHQRGVGSSSPSPSQSPQPSCTPSPSHRGGLPSATALCDKLRKPDTPGGKETGAAKPRMTPQEKLKIRMQKALNRQSKADKKAAQAKVTQQENKRAEREGELRAMARKIRMKERERREKERDEWERQYGRQSHSPSPSKYSESGRDHSSSRRRSRSRSRSPYYRY; encoded by the exons ATGTGGCAGGAGGCCCGCAAACATGAGCGCAAGCTGCGCGGCATGATGGTGGACTACAAACGCCGCGGCGAGCGCCGGCGAGAGTACTACGAGAAGATC AAAAAGGACCCGGCTCAGTTCCTTCAGGTTCACGGCCGGGCCTATAAGATCCATCTGGACTCGGCCGTGGCGCTCGCCGCAGAAAGCCCCATCAACAT GATGCCCTGGCAGGGAGACGCCAACAACATGATTGACAGGTTTGACGTGagggcacacctggacttcatacTCACCTACACCCCTCCGCTCCTCAACACAGC caCCCCAGAACAGGAGTCGGAGGAGAGGAAGTGCAACTACGAGCGTTTCAGAGGCCTAGTGCAGAACGACTTTGCCAGCA TCTCTGAGGAGCAGTGTTTGTACCAGATCCAAATGGACGAGCTCTATGGTGGCCTGCAGAGGCCAAATGAGGACGAGAAGAAAAA GCTTGCCAAGGAGAAGGCCACCATTGGCTACACGTACGAGGACAGTACTGTTACGAAGCCtggggaggaagaagagaaaggggaggaggatGACTCTGACAACAGCGAATCAGAGGAGGACGAGGGTATTCCAGACATTG acgtAGAGGTGGACGTTGACGAGCTCAACACGGAGCAGGAGTTGGATCTGAACAAGATGGCCACTCCATATGGAATGGCAGAGGGAGATTTTGTCAG GATGCTGAGGAAAGACAAGGATGAGCTGGAGGCCATTAAACATGCCAAGGCTCTGGAGGCAGAGAAGGCCATGTACTCG ggCCGTCGCTCTCGCAGACAGAGGAGGGAGTTTAGAGAGAAGAGACTGAAGGGCAGACAGATCAGCCCACCCAG CTATGCCAGGAGAGACAGCCCAACCTACGATCCCTACAAACG gCCCCAGTCGGAGTCCAGTTCGGAGTCGCGGTCCCGCTCCCGTTCCCCGGGCCCAGAGAAGATCACCTTCATCACCAGCTTCGGAGGCAGTGACGAGGAGGCTGCCGCTGCAACTCAAGCTCCACCCCCTGTCCACACCCCCGCCAACTCGCTGCACCACCCCGCAGGTCATAGCAGGGGCTCCCG CAGACGCCGCTCTTCCTCCAgcccttcctcctcttccacccACTCTTCCACTCATCGCTCCTCCTCTCATTCCTCCTCTCACTCACGCCGCGACAGACGccgtggaggagggagggacagacgaCATTCCCGCTCCCGGTCGAGGCGGCGCTCCGACTCGCGGTCCCGGGGTAGAGGAGCCaacggaggaggaagaggggggtcaCGGAGGAGATACGACCGGACACAGTCCCGCTCCAATGACCGAGATGGAGACCGGGAGCGAGACAGGGACGTGGGACGTCGCTTCGcagcacgcagacacacacg GTCCCGCTCTAACTCTCGGCAGGGGGACCGTGCCAGGCGGGGGGGTGGGGGGCAGACTTCAGGAGGCCATCAGAGGGGGGTTGGCAGCAGCAGTCCTAGCCCCTCCCAATCCCCCCAGCCCAGCTGCACCCCTTCCCCCTCACACAGAGGAGGCCTGCCCTCTGCCACTGCACTCTGTGACAAGCTGAGAAA gcCTGATACTCCGGGTGGTAAAGAGACGGGAGCTGCCAAA CCCAGGATGACCCCGCAGGAGAAGCTGAAGATACGCATGCAGAAGGCCCTCAACAGGCAGT CCAAGGCGGATAAGAAAGCAGCCCAGGCGAAAGTCACTCAGCAGGAAAATAAACGAGCG GAGCGCGAGGGAGAGCTCAGAGCCATGGCACGCAAGATCCGCATGAA ggagCGTGAGcgtcgggagaaagagagggacgagTGGGAGAGACAGTACGGACGACAAAGCCACTCGCCCTCCCCATCTAAATATAGTGAGTCTG gtCGTGACCACAGCTCATCCAGAAG GAGGTCCCGTTCCCGGTCGAGGAGTCCATATTACCGCTACTAA
- the LOC139549212 gene encoding CLK4-associating serine/arginine rich protein-like isoform X4, with the protein MWQEARKHERKLRGMMVDYKRRGERRREYYEKIKKDPAQFLQVHGRAYKIHLDSAVALAAESPINMMPWQGDANNMIDRFDVRAHLDFILTYTPPLLNTATPEQESEERKCNYERFRGLVQNDFASISEEQCLYQIQMDELYGGLQRPNEDEKKKLAKEKATIGYTYEDSTVTKPGEEEEKGEEDDSDNSESEEDEGIPDIDVEVDVDELNTEQELDLNKMATPYGMAEGDFVRMLRKDKDELEAIKHAKALEAEKAMYSGRRSRRQRREFREKRLKGRQISPPSYARRDSPTYDPYKRPQSESSSESRSRSRSPGPEKITFITSFGGSDEEAAAATQAPPPVHTPANSLHHPAGHSRGSRRRSSSSPSSSSTHSSTHRSSSHSSSHSRRDRRRGGGRDRRHSRSRSRRRSDSRSRGRGANGGGRGGSRRRYDRTQSRSNDRDGDRERDRDVGRRFAARRHTRSRSNSRQGDRARRGGGGQTSGGHQRGVGSSSPSPSQSPQPSCTPSPSHRGGLPSATALCDKLRKPDTPGGKETGAAKPRMTPQEKLKIRMQKALNRQSKADKKAAQAKVTQQENKRAEREGELRAMARKIRMKERERREKERDEWERQYGRQSHSPSPSKYSRDHSSSRRRSRSRSRSPYYRY; encoded by the exons ATGTGGCAGGAGGCCCGCAAACATGAGCGCAAGCTGCGCGGCATGATGGTGGACTACAAACGCCGCGGCGAGCGCCGGCGAGAGTACTACGAGAAGATC AAAAAGGACCCGGCTCAGTTCCTTCAGGTTCACGGCCGGGCCTATAAGATCCATCTGGACTCGGCCGTGGCGCTCGCCGCAGAAAGCCCCATCAACAT GATGCCCTGGCAGGGAGACGCCAACAACATGATTGACAGGTTTGACGTGagggcacacctggacttcatacTCACCTACACCCCTCCGCTCCTCAACACAGC caCCCCAGAACAGGAGTCGGAGGAGAGGAAGTGCAACTACGAGCGTTTCAGAGGCCTAGTGCAGAACGACTTTGCCAGCA TCTCTGAGGAGCAGTGTTTGTACCAGATCCAAATGGACGAGCTCTATGGTGGCCTGCAGAGGCCAAATGAGGACGAGAAGAAAAA GCTTGCCAAGGAGAAGGCCACCATTGGCTACACGTACGAGGACAGTACTGTTACGAAGCCtggggaggaagaagagaaaggggaggaggatGACTCTGACAACAGCGAATCAGAGGAGGACGAGGGTATTCCAGACATTG acgtAGAGGTGGACGTTGACGAGCTCAACACGGAGCAGGAGTTGGATCTGAACAAGATGGCCACTCCATATGGAATGGCAGAGGGAGATTTTGTCAG GATGCTGAGGAAAGACAAGGATGAGCTGGAGGCCATTAAACATGCCAAGGCTCTGGAGGCAGAGAAGGCCATGTACTCG ggCCGTCGCTCTCGCAGACAGAGGAGGGAGTTTAGAGAGAAGAGACTGAAGGGCAGACAGATCAGCCCACCCAG CTATGCCAGGAGAGACAGCCCAACCTACGATCCCTACAAACG gCCCCAGTCGGAGTCCAGTTCGGAGTCGCGGTCCCGCTCCCGTTCCCCGGGCCCAGAGAAGATCACCTTCATCACCAGCTTCGGAGGCAGTGACGAGGAGGCTGCCGCTGCAACTCAAGCTCCACCCCCTGTCCACACCCCCGCCAACTCGCTGCACCACCCCGCAGGTCATAGCAGGGGCTCCCG ACGCCGCTCTTCCTCCAgcccttcctcctcttccacccACTCTTCCACTCATCGCTCCTCCTCTCATTCCTCCTCTCACTCACGCCGCGACAGACGccgtggaggagggagggacagacgaCATTCCCGCTCCCGGTCGAGGCGGCGCTCCGACTCGCGGTCCCGGGGTAGAGGAGCCaacggaggaggaagaggggggtcaCGGAGGAGATACGACCGGACACAGTCCCGCTCCAATGACCGAGATGGAGACCGGGAGCGAGACAGGGACGTGGGACGTCGCTTCGcagcacgcagacacacacg GTCCCGCTCTAACTCTCGGCAGGGGGACCGTGCCAGGCGGGGGGGTGGGGGGCAGACTTCAGGAGGCCATCAGAGGGGGGTTGGCAGCAGCAGTCCTAGCCCCTCCCAATCCCCCCAGCCCAGCTGCACCCCTTCCCCCTCACACAGAGGAGGCCTGCCCTCTGCCACTGCACTCTGTGACAAGCTGAGAAA gcCTGATACTCCGGGTGGTAAAGAGACGGGAGCTGCCAAA CCCAGGATGACCCCGCAGGAGAAGCTGAAGATACGCATGCAGAAGGCCCTCAACAGGCAGT CCAAGGCGGATAAGAAAGCAGCCCAGGCGAAAGTCACTCAGCAGGAAAATAAACGAGCG GAGCGCGAGGGAGAGCTCAGAGCCATGGCACGCAAGATCCGCATGAA ggagCGTGAGcgtcgggagaaagagagggacgagTGGGAGAGACAGTACGGACGACAAAGCCACTCGCCCTCCCCATCTAAATATA gtCGTGACCACAGCTCATCCAGAAG GAGGTCCCGTTCCCGGTCGAGGAGTCCATATTACCGCTACTAA
- the LOC139549212 gene encoding CLK4-associating serine/arginine rich protein-like isoform X3, whose product MWQEARKHERKLRGMMVDYKRRGERRREYYEKIKKDPAQFLQVHGRAYKIHLDSAVALAAESPINMMPWQGDANNMIDRFDVRAHLDFILTYTPPLLNTATPEQESEERKCNYERFRGLVQNDFASISEEQCLYQIQMDELYGGLQRPNEDEKKKLAKEKATIGYTYEDSTVTKPGEEEEKGEEDDSDNSESEEDEGIPDIDVEVDVDELNTEQELDLNKMATPYGMAEGDFVRMLRKDKDELEAIKHAKALEAEKAMYSGRRSRRQRREFREKRLKGRQISPPSYARRDSPTYDPYKRPQSESSSESRSRSRSPGPEKITFITSFGGSDEEAAAATQAPPPVHTPANSLHHPAGHSRGSRRRRSSSSPSSSSTHSSTHRSSSHSSSHSRRDRRRGGGRDRRHSRSRSRRRSDSRSRGRGANGGGRGGSRRRYDRTQSRSNDRDGDRERDRDVGRRFAARRHTRSRSNSRQGDRARRGGGGQTSGGHQRGVGSSSPSPSQSPQPSCTPSPSHRGGLPSATALCDKLRKPDTPGGKETGAAKPRMTPQEKLKIRMQKALNRQSKADKKAAQAKVTQQENKRAEREGELRAMARKIRMKERERREKERDEWERQYGRQSHSPSPSKYSRDHSSSRRRSRSRSRSPYYRY is encoded by the exons ATGTGGCAGGAGGCCCGCAAACATGAGCGCAAGCTGCGCGGCATGATGGTGGACTACAAACGCCGCGGCGAGCGCCGGCGAGAGTACTACGAGAAGATC AAAAAGGACCCGGCTCAGTTCCTTCAGGTTCACGGCCGGGCCTATAAGATCCATCTGGACTCGGCCGTGGCGCTCGCCGCAGAAAGCCCCATCAACAT GATGCCCTGGCAGGGAGACGCCAACAACATGATTGACAGGTTTGACGTGagggcacacctggacttcatacTCACCTACACCCCTCCGCTCCTCAACACAGC caCCCCAGAACAGGAGTCGGAGGAGAGGAAGTGCAACTACGAGCGTTTCAGAGGCCTAGTGCAGAACGACTTTGCCAGCA TCTCTGAGGAGCAGTGTTTGTACCAGATCCAAATGGACGAGCTCTATGGTGGCCTGCAGAGGCCAAATGAGGACGAGAAGAAAAA GCTTGCCAAGGAGAAGGCCACCATTGGCTACACGTACGAGGACAGTACTGTTACGAAGCCtggggaggaagaagagaaaggggaggaggatGACTCTGACAACAGCGAATCAGAGGAGGACGAGGGTATTCCAGACATTG acgtAGAGGTGGACGTTGACGAGCTCAACACGGAGCAGGAGTTGGATCTGAACAAGATGGCCACTCCATATGGAATGGCAGAGGGAGATTTTGTCAG GATGCTGAGGAAAGACAAGGATGAGCTGGAGGCCATTAAACATGCCAAGGCTCTGGAGGCAGAGAAGGCCATGTACTCG ggCCGTCGCTCTCGCAGACAGAGGAGGGAGTTTAGAGAGAAGAGACTGAAGGGCAGACAGATCAGCCCACCCAG CTATGCCAGGAGAGACAGCCCAACCTACGATCCCTACAAACG gCCCCAGTCGGAGTCCAGTTCGGAGTCGCGGTCCCGCTCCCGTTCCCCGGGCCCAGAGAAGATCACCTTCATCACCAGCTTCGGAGGCAGTGACGAGGAGGCTGCCGCTGCAACTCAAGCTCCACCCCCTGTCCACACCCCCGCCAACTCGCTGCACCACCCCGCAGGTCATAGCAGGGGCTCCCG CAGACGCCGCTCTTCCTCCAgcccttcctcctcttccacccACTCTTCCACTCATCGCTCCTCCTCTCATTCCTCCTCTCACTCACGCCGCGACAGACGccgtggaggagggagggacagacgaCATTCCCGCTCCCGGTCGAGGCGGCGCTCCGACTCGCGGTCCCGGGGTAGAGGAGCCaacggaggaggaagaggggggtcaCGGAGGAGATACGACCGGACACAGTCCCGCTCCAATGACCGAGATGGAGACCGGGAGCGAGACAGGGACGTGGGACGTCGCTTCGcagcacgcagacacacacg GTCCCGCTCTAACTCTCGGCAGGGGGACCGTGCCAGGCGGGGGGGTGGGGGGCAGACTTCAGGAGGCCATCAGAGGGGGGTTGGCAGCAGCAGTCCTAGCCCCTCCCAATCCCCCCAGCCCAGCTGCACCCCTTCCCCCTCACACAGAGGAGGCCTGCCCTCTGCCACTGCACTCTGTGACAAGCTGAGAAA gcCTGATACTCCGGGTGGTAAAGAGACGGGAGCTGCCAAA CCCAGGATGACCCCGCAGGAGAAGCTGAAGATACGCATGCAGAAGGCCCTCAACAGGCAGT CCAAGGCGGATAAGAAAGCAGCCCAGGCGAAAGTCACTCAGCAGGAAAATAAACGAGCG GAGCGCGAGGGAGAGCTCAGAGCCATGGCACGCAAGATCCGCATGAA ggagCGTGAGcgtcgggagaaagagagggacgagTGGGAGAGACAGTACGGACGACAAAGCCACTCGCCCTCCCCATCTAAATATA gtCGTGACCACAGCTCATCCAGAAG GAGGTCCCGTTCCCGGTCGAGGAGTCCATATTACCGCTACTAA